Proteins encoded in a region of the Pirellulaceae bacterium genome:
- a CDS encoding solute:sodium symporter family transporter has translation MALITIGSFVFFTALVGLLTYRLTRKDDHESSIGYFLAGRRLTGGYIAGSLMLTNLSTEQLVGLNGAAFTDGISVMAWEVLAGLSLVAMGLFFLPRYLKGGIATIPELLEDRFDKTTRLITSLIFLVAYTCILLPILLYTGAVGLSGILDVQSLLGIGSEQTILWVVVWMVGIIGSIYAIFGGLRTVAVSDTINGFGLFAGGVLITFLGLQAVSGGEGWLEGWRILRESNPEKFNSIGSAKQSVPFSTLFTGVIIINLFYWCTNQQIIQRALGASSLAEGQRGVMVASVLKLLAPIILVIPGIIAFHLFAADGIHQDQAYGALVREVLPGWMRGFFAAVVVGAILSSFNSALNSTATLFSLGIYKAQLNPNASQAQVIRSGKICGTVLAVTAMSTAPLLYGQDSIFGYLQKMNALYFIPIFSVVIIGLTTRRVPAAAASTALILGCVLIALGYFVPSFAGLLKPIGDFHFVGGVFLLLIVMMLAWGAITPRSTPYEQQYTGDVDLTPWRWAKPMAAMIVVIVLFVYAYFADFSILSQ, from the coding sequence ATGGCGTTAATTACAATCGGTTCATTTGTCTTCTTCACAGCCCTTGTTGGCTTGCTCACCTACCGATTAACGCGAAAGGACGATCACGAAAGTTCGATCGGTTACTTTCTTGCTGGTCGTCGATTGACCGGCGGATACATTGCCGGCTCGTTGATGTTGACCAATCTGTCAACCGAACAGCTGGTAGGTCTTAACGGTGCAGCCTTTACGGACGGCATTTCCGTGATGGCCTGGGAGGTTCTCGCCGGTCTCTCTTTGGTGGCGATGGGATTGTTCTTTTTGCCCCGTTATCTCAAAGGTGGGATTGCCACGATCCCTGAATTGCTGGAGGACCGATTCGATAAAACCACGCGGCTAATCACATCCTTGATTTTCCTCGTGGCTTACACCTGTATTCTGCTTCCCATCTTGCTCTATACCGGAGCCGTAGGACTTTCTGGCATCCTGGACGTCCAATCATTACTGGGCATTGGGTCGGAACAAACCATCCTCTGGGTCGTCGTTTGGATGGTTGGCATCATCGGTTCCATCTACGCAATTTTTGGGGGTCTTCGTACGGTCGCCGTATCCGACACCATTAATGGGTTTGGTCTGTTCGCGGGCGGTGTGTTGATAACGTTCCTCGGTCTCCAAGCAGTGAGCGGAGGCGAAGGCTGGTTAGAAGGCTGGCGAATTCTGCGAGAAAGCAACCCCGAAAAATTCAACTCCATCGGCAGTGCGAAGCAATCCGTGCCGTTTTCGACGCTCTTCACAGGCGTCATCATCATCAACCTGTTTTATTGGTGTACCAATCAGCAGATCATTCAGCGAGCACTTGGAGCCAGCAGTCTGGCCGAGGGACAGCGAGGTGTGATGGTCGCATCGGTGCTCAAACTGTTAGCCCCCATCATTCTGGTCATTCCCGGCATCATCGCCTTTCACCTGTTTGCAGCGGACGGCATTCACCAAGACCAAGCGTATGGTGCGTTGGTGCGAGAAGTGCTGCCCGGGTGGATGCGGGGATTCTTTGCTGCGGTCGTCGTGGGCGCCATCTTAAGCTCATTCAATTCCGCCTTGAACAGCACCGCTACTCTCTTTAGTTTGGGAATCTACAAGGCTCAATTGAATCCGAATGCGAGCCAAGCCCAGGTCATTCGCTCGGGCAAGATCTGCGGCACAGTACTGGCCGTTACGGCCATGTCGACGGCCCCGTTACTTTACGGACAAGACAGTATCTTTGGATACTTGCAAAAGATGAATGCACTTTACTTCATTCCCATCTTTTCCGTGGTGATCATCGGATTGACCACGCGACGCGTTCCGGCGGCAGCCGCATCGACGGCCTTGATTCTTGGCTGCGTGCTGATCGCACTGGGCTATTTCGTACCGAGCTTCGCTGGGTTGCTCAAACCGATCGGCGACTTTCACTTCGTCGGTGGAGTGTTTCTGCTGTTGATCGTGATGATGCTCGCATGGGGCGCCATCACCCCCCGCTCGACACCGTACGAGCAACAGTATACCGGGGATGTTGACCTGACCCCCTGGCGTTGGGCCAAACCGATGGCCGCCATGATTGTCGTGATCGTTTTGTTTGTCTACGCCTATTTTGCCGACTTTTCCATCCTGTCCCAATAA
- the map gene encoding type I methionyl aminopeptidase, with protein MLYGHRNLILAEVERDAMRQAAAFNAEVMDFVRPHVKEGVTTAEIDRLVHDYTSQHGHDLACLGYQGYPKSCCTSINEVVCHGIPDNYALQRGDIVNVDLTSIVDGWFGDQSETFLIGEVAEEAKQVTQTSFDCLYLAINAILPGCRVAEIGREIVRHAQNEGLSVVREYVGHGIGRRFHQDPSIPHYPNRQSYSDRLEPGMCFTIEPMINVGTRHTQLDRKDGWTVRTKDGKLSAQFEHTILMTEDGPEILTLTKLGPQAGHRFDSQA; from the coding sequence ATGCTCTATGGTCACCGAAACCTGATTTTGGCAGAAGTCGAGCGAGATGCGATGCGTCAAGCAGCCGCCTTCAATGCAGAAGTGATGGATTTTGTTCGCCCTCATGTAAAAGAGGGCGTCACGACTGCGGAAATTGATCGACTCGTCCATGACTACACCAGCCAACATGGCCATGATCTCGCCTGCCTGGGCTATCAGGGATATCCGAAGAGCTGCTGTACGAGCATCAACGAAGTCGTTTGTCACGGAATTCCGGACAACTACGCGCTTCAAAGGGGTGACATCGTGAATGTCGACCTCACATCGATCGTGGATGGCTGGTTCGGTGATCAATCGGAAACCTTCTTGATTGGAGAGGTAGCCGAAGAAGCGAAACAAGTCACACAAACCTCGTTTGATTGTCTCTATTTGGCCATCAATGCCATACTCCCCGGATGTCGAGTGGCAGAAATCGGGCGTGAGATCGTCCGACATGCACAAAACGAGGGACTCAGCGTCGTTCGCGAATATGTGGGTCACGGCATTGGTCGCCGATTCCACCAAGACCCCTCCATACCTCATTACCCAAACCGCCAATCATACTCAGACCGACTCGAACCGGGCATGTGTTTTACGATCGAACCGATGATCAATGTGGGAACAAGACACACCCAACTGGATCGTAAAGACGGTTGGACCGTCCGCACAAAAGATGGAAAGCTCTCGGCGCAATTTGAACACACCATCTTGATGACAGAAGATGGGCCAGAAATACTTACACTCACAAAGCTCGGGCCCCAAGCAGGCCATCGGTTCGATTCTCAAGCTTAA